A window of the Lolium perenne isolate Kyuss_39 chromosome 7, Kyuss_2.0, whole genome shotgun sequence genome harbors these coding sequences:
- the LOC127311250 gene encoding uncharacterized protein has protein sequence MLHLHTTAAMLPSASSLLRLSRRIPLHRLRPLPSPPLLPHLRLLSSSSPQPTADGRATHDPLLPPEALSSASAAAAASDPETSADSEGSWGVFDPIAGRILTQPLAPPPPPTPEAAAAEGKPTGGKGESRWADVATARRAGGKGRKAAARATYVCGNCGDGFSQWWGTCRSCQAVGALTKYVAGADPADAAEGAHHAARSWIQQKSKEMVPKSLSEVTKGFDQTGWRIPLPGTFGSEIARVLGGGVVPGSLVLVGGDPGVGKSSLMLQLASIVSDGSEDHESSPVVYVSGEESIEQIANRADRMGIRSRDLYLYSSTDIEDILDKIQPLSPRALIVDSIQTVYLKAFAGSAGNQVQVKECTSALLSFAKLTNIPVFLIGHVTKAGDIAGPRILEHIVDVVLYMEGERCLSHRLLRSVKNRFGSTDELGVFEMSESGLQAVLNPSEMFLTEHASDSEILAGLAVAVVLDGSRTFAVEVQALCVPGCRTRGQVVGIPISRADVITSVLMKQAGLKLQDSVIFLNVVSGFELTETAGDLAIAASICSSFLEFAIPNDIAFIGEIGLGGELRTVPRMDKRVMAIAKLGYRKCIVPKSSEKLLKPLDLGIEILPCRNLKEFINTVFRPEV, from the exons ATGCTCCACCTCCACACCACCGCCGCGATGCTCCCATCCGCCTCCTCCCTCCTCCGCCTCTCCCGCCGCATCCCTCTCCACCGCCTCCGCCCACTCCCTAGCCCCCCGCTCCTaccccacctccgcctcctctcctcctcctcacccCAGCCCACCGCCGATGGACGGGCCACCCACGACCCCCTGCTCCCACCGGAGGCCCTCtcttccgcctccgccgccgccgccgcctccgaccCCGAGACCTCCGCCGATTCCGAGGGCTCCTGGGGCGTATTCGACCCCATCGCAGGCCGCATCCTCACGCAACCCCTGGCGCCCCCTCCCCCGCCCACCcccgaagcggcggcggcggaggggaaaCCGACTGGCGGGAAGGGCGAGAGCAGGTGGGCGGACGTGGCCACCGCGAGGCGGGCCGGGGGCAAGGGCAGGAAGGCGGCCGCGAGGGCCACCTACGTCTGCGGCAACTGCGGGGACGGCTTCTCGCAGTGGTGGGGCACCTGCCGCAGCTGCCAGGCCGTGGGGGCCCTCACCAAGTACGTCGCGGGGGCCGACCCCGCCGACGCGGCCGAGGGGGCGCACCACGCCGCCCGCTCCTGGATCCAGCAGAAGAGCAAGGAGATGGTGCCCAAGAGCCTCTCCGAGGTCACCAAGGGATTTGACCAGACCGGCTGGCGCATACCGCT GCCTGGCACCTTCGGAAGCGAAATTGCTCGGGTGCTTGGAGGTGGCGTTGTTCCTG GCTCCTTGGTTTTAGTTGGTGGGGATCCAGGTGTTGGGAAAAGTTCATTGATGTTACAG CTTGCTTCTATTGTATCCGACGGTTCCGAGGACCATGAGTCATCTCCTGTTGTATATGTGTCTGGTGAGGAG AGCATTGAGCAAATTGCAAATAGGGCTGACCGGATGGGTATCAGGTCTAGAGATTTGTACCTATACTCTAGTACAGATATTGAG GATATCTTGGACAAAATCCAGCCATTATCTCCAAGGGCTCTTATTGTTGATTCAATCCAGACAGTTTATCTAAAAGCGTTTGCTGGAAGTGCTGGGAATCAAGTACAG GTCAAGGAATGCACATCTGCCCTGTTAAGTTTCGCAAAATTGACAAATATCCCTGTTTTCTTG ATTGGACACGTCACAAAAGCTGGCGATATTGCTGGCCCTCGTATTCTAGAGCACATAGTGGATGTTGTTTTATATATGGAG GGAGAGAGATGCTTATCTCATCGACTGTTACGGTCAGTGAAGAATCGTTTCGGTTCAACAGATGAG CTTGGTGTATTTGAAATGTCAGAGTCTGGTCTGCAAGCTGTTCTGAATCCTAGTGAGATGTTCTTGACTGAGCATGCCTCTGATTCTGAAATACTGGCTGGGCTTGCTGTAGCTGTTGTTTTGGATGGATCCAGGACCTTTGCTGTTGAAGTTCAG GCACTGTGTGTTCCTGGCTGTCGTACTCGAGGACAAGTTGTTGGCATACCGATAAGCAGGGCTGATGTGATAACATCG GTTCTTATGAAGCAAGCAGGTCTAAAACTTCAGGATAGC GTTATTTTTCTGAATGTCGTTAGTGGCTTCGAGTTGACAGAGACCGCAGGAGATCTGGCCATAGCAGCTTCAATTTGCAGCAG TTTCTTAGAATTTGCTATCCCAAATGATATTGCATTTATTGGAGAGATCGGCCTCGGTGGTGAACTTAGAACT GTGCCAAGAATGGACAAGCGGGTAATGGCTATCGCGAAGTTGGGATACAGGAAATGTATCGTTCCTAAGTCTTCAGAGAAGCTGCTCAAACCGCTTGATCTCGGCATCGAGATCTTGCCCTGCAGAAACCTGAAGGAGTTCATAAACACCGTGTTCAGGCCAGAAGTATGA